One part of the Pecten maximus chromosome 9, xPecMax1.1, whole genome shotgun sequence genome encodes these proteins:
- the LOC117335087 gene encoding uncharacterized protein LOC117335087: protein MNIPVSYRIVCLMSILVCEVLLTVPVRRTRFNPEVRRQQQFSRGGFQHPLLRRQFNQRTNSKTIYRNGLSHTYIPRLTNNVKLSPQQPQGLRVKNGMDYLPQWVVERFPSGRQQRQYGFCDRQYGINTMLSEITKLFPGRFMSETGVRLSDEERRHRRRQRHRDEQWEFNPATKIRDTSMLSDSEALRLDGNTVEVPRPAFPNSQILDTNIQRNINSNRLSSSTNDLTDTQPLPQASSGQAARPTDPRAFRCEPTCCETERLHVVYDNVTINGETYSVINLEDEKQFMSVGFCPERNTCGFGSCFQHYSTQFIVIWNITVDYWPPVDLTPHEFPSHCSWIG, encoded by the exons ATGAATATCCCAGTAAGTTATCGGATCGTTTGTCTAATGTCCATACTGGTTTGTGAAGTGTTACTTACCGTTCCTGTGAGGAGGACAAGGTTTAACCCAGAGGTACGAAGACAACAGCAATTTTCAAGGGGTGGCTTCCAGCACCCTCTCCTCAGACGCCAATTCAACCAAAGAACAAATAGTAAGACAATTTACCGTAATGGCCTCTCGCATACATACATCCCTCGACTCACTAATAACGTTAAATTATCCCCACAGCAACCACAGGGCCTGAGGGTGAAGAACGGCATGGATTACCTACCCCAATGGGTCGTCGAGCGCTTCCCTAGTGGTCGTCAACAGAGGCAGTACGGATTCTGTGATAGACAGTATGGGATTAATACCATGTTATCTGAAATAACAAAACTTTTCCCCGGTAGGTTTATGTCTGAAACAGGTGTTCGTCTTTCTGACGAGGAACGACGACATAGGAGGCGACAGCGACATAGGGACGAACAATGGGAGTTCAACCCAGCCACAAAGATCAGGGACACCAGCATGTTATCCGATAGTGAGGCATTACGACTAGACGGCAATACTGTCGAGGTACCAAGACCAGCATTCCCCAACAGCCAAATATTGGATACTAATATACAACGCAACATAAATTCCAACAGATTATCGTCATCGACTAACGACTTGACTGATACACAGCCCCTTCCACAAGCTTCATCTGGTCAGGCGGCTCGGCCAACTGACCCAAGGGCCTTTAGGTGTGAACCTACCTGCTGTGAAAC AGAGAGGCTGCACGTTGTGTATGACAATGTGACAATTAATGGTGAGACGTATTCCGTCATCAACCTTGAGGATGAGAAACAGTTCATGAGCGTCGGCTTCTGTCC GGAGAGAAATACGTGTGGGTTTGGTAGCTGCTTCCAGCATTACTCAACACAGTTCATCGTCATTTGGAACATCACTGTGGATTATTGGCCTCCAGTTGACCTAACACCGCATGAATTCCCCTCACATTGTTCATGGATTGGATAA